In a genomic window of Mastacembelus armatus chromosome 3, fMasArm1.2, whole genome shotgun sequence:
- the kcnq1.1 gene encoding potassium voltage-gated channel subfamily KQT member 1.1 gives MSNSASNQGNSRRSSGVARGRRPPDLELSETTFSAPEPETPVDTFSESGKMPEEGKTPAEVPPVHLHPYLSHPRMSVRMSVYSTGPVRPVLTRAYIQGRVYNFLERPSGWKCFVYHFTVFLIVLACLILSVLSTIDQYQALAHTTLFWVEIVLVVFFGVEYFVRLWSAGCRSKYVGIWGRLRFARKPISIIDLIVVVASIIVLSVGSKGQVFATSAVRGIRFLQILRMLHVDRQGGTWRLLGSVVFIHRQELITTLYIGFLSLIFSSYFVYLAEKDAVDSSGATEFGNYADALWWGVVTVTTIGYGDKVPQTWIGKTIASCFSVFAISFFALPAGILGSGFALKVQQKQRQKHFNRQIPAAACLIQTSWRSFAVENFDSATFKMFLRKKSNTTASSLSSPKPKKSVKMRRKLKSTDKDNGPASPVIPSITFDSVFDSGREHSSDVYSTVGTDCQQSWTSLSSLQFISPSPVKKSAGLLEVNSPGPLQRNCSFADDLELESERENELAPATSVSQLTESHRKAIRVIQRMRYFVAKRNFQQARKPYDVRDVIEQYSQGHLNLMVRIKELQRRLDQSLGKITLFQTGSERAKGNNSIGARLNRMEDKITHIDQTLNRIAESLAVLLDQGDIGGSEGGGRPRPRLGHTSNVLPSQDSLPSYDQLSSSPSSFSCNNASAAVYTNHPHSITTSQDESS, from the exons ATGTCTAATTCCGCTTCCAATCAGGGAAACTCGCGGAGGTCTTCTGGTGTGGCACGTGGAAGGAGACCACCGGATTTGGAGCTGTCCGAAACCACGTTTAGCGCGCCTGAACCAGAGACACCTGTGGACACGTTTTCTGAAAGCGGAAAAATGCCAGAAGAGGGTAAAACTCCCGCCGAGGTACCCCCTGTTCACCTCCACCCGTACTTATCTCATCCTCGGATGTCAGTACGAATGTCGGTGTACAGCACCGGTCCAGTCCGCCCTGTCCTCACCCGCGCCTACATCCAAGGACGCGTGTATAACTTTCTGGAAAGGCCGTCTGGCTGGAAATGCTTCGTGTATCACTTcacagt GTTTCTCATAGTTCTGGCCTGTCTGATCCTCAGTGTCCTCTCTACCATTGACCAGTACCAGGCCCTGGCTCACACAACACTGTTCTGGGTG GAGATCGTCCTTGTGGTGTTCTTCGGCGTGGAATATTTTGTACGCCTCTGGTCAGCAGGCTGCCGCAGTAAATATGTTGGCATCTGGGGCCGACTGCGCTTTGCCAGGAAGCCAATATCTATTATAG ATCTGATTGTTGTTGTTGCCTCAATAATTGTGCTGTCAGTGGGCTCCAAAGGTCAGGTCTTTGCCACTTCTGCTGTAAG AGGGATTCGCTTCCTGCAGATCCTGCGTATGCTCCATGTTGACCGTCAGGGAGGAACCTGGCGTCTCCTGGGCTCTGTTGTTTTCATCCACCGTCAG GAGCTGATCACAACCTTATACATTGGCTTTCTGAGCCTGATCTTCTCCTCGTACTTTGTCTACCTGGCAGAGAAAGACGCGGTGGACAGCAGTGGAGCCACTGAGTTTGGAAACTACGCTGATGCCCTGTGGTGGGGCGTG GTGACAGTGACTACCATTGGCTATGGAGACAAAGTGCCACAAACCTGGATTGGAAAGACCATTGCATCTTGCTTCTCAGTCTTTGCCATTTCCTTCTTTGCCCTGCCTGCA GGAATCTTAGGCTCGGGCTTTGCCCTGAAAGTGCAGcagaagcaaagacagaaacacttcaACAGACAGATCCCTGCAGCGGCATGTCTCATTCAG ACATCATGGAGATCTTTTGCAGTAGAGAACTTTGATTCTGCCACATTCAAGATGTTCTTAAGAAAGAAGTCCAACACCACTGCGTCTTCTCTGTCCAGCCCTAAGCCCAAGAAATCG gtgaagatgaggaggaagctGAAAAGCACCGACAAGGACAACGGTCCAGCTTCTCCCGTGATTCCCAGCATCACCTTCGACTCTGTATTTGACAGCGGGAGGGAACATAGTTCAGATGTTTACAGCACTGTGGGCACAG ATTGCCAACAGTCTTGGACATCTCTGTCTTCCCTTCAGTTCATCTCACCTTCTCCAG tgaaaaaaaGCGCTGGACTTTTGGAAGTAAACTCTCCCGGACCCCTCCAGAGAAACTGCAGCTTTGCAGATGACCTGGAGCTGGAGTCTGAGCGAGAAAATGAACTTGCTCCTGCAACCTCAGTGTCACA ATTGACAGAGTCACACCGGAAAGCCATCCGGGTTATCCAGAGAATGCGTTATTTTGTGGCCAAGAGAAATTTCCAG CAAGCTCGTAAGCCATACGATGTGCGAGACGTGATTGAACAATACTCCCAGGGTCACCTTAACCTCATGGTGCGAATCAAGGAGCTGCAGAGAAG ACTGGACCAATCTTTAGGGAAGATAACTTTGTTCCAGACCGGCTCAG AACGAGCCAAAGGGAACAACTCCATTGGAGCCAGGCTCAATCGGATGGAGGACAAG ATAACCCACATAGACCAGACACTGAACCGCATCGCAGAGTCCCTTGCTGTTCTGCTGGACCAGGGGGATATTGGTGGGAGCGAAGGTGGGGGAAGGCCGAGACCAAGGCTTGGACATACCTCTAATGTCCTCCCCAGCCAGGACAGTCTGCCAAGCTATGACCAGCTGTCTTCATCACCTTCGTCCTTCTCCTGCAACAATGCCAGTGCTGCAGTCTACACCAACCATCCCCATAGCATCACCACCAGTCAGGATGAGAGCTCCTGA
- the cdkn1ca gene encoding cyclin dependent kinase inhibitor 1Ca yields the protein MDAIRRKESVCRSLFGPVDHEQLRRDLELKLQEMSEQDMRRWNFNFQTDTPLPGGFQWEEIPADRAAAFYQESTQLEVAACSSNVEADARLSGCEEGAGTDQENCPRISNTRKCPAEVTPVRRKRTLSKPPAKPSNNTRITDFFEKRRRTTETKSILNPFQTETALCKTIR from the exons ATGGATGCAATCAGGCGCAAAGAGTCGGTTTGCAGGAGTCTGTTTGGCCCGGTGGACCACGAGCAGCTGCGCCGAGACCTGGAGCTGAAGCTGCAGGAGATGAGTGAGCAGGACATGCGCCGCTGGAACTTCAACTTCCAGACTGACACGCCGCTGCCCGGCGGGTTTCAGTGGGAGGAAATACCCGCAGACCGCGCTGCTGCTTTCTACCAGGAGTCCACGCAGCTGGAGGTCGCAGCCTGTTCTTCAAACGTCGAGGCTGATGCCAGGCTGAGCGGCTGTGAAGAAGGAGCAGGGACCGACCAGGAGAACTGCCCCCGCATCTCCAACACACGCAAGTGTCCCGCTGAAGTGACGCCCGTCCGGAGGAAGAGGACTCTCTCCAAACCTCCAGCCAAGCCCAGTAACAACACCAGAATAACAG ACTTCTTCGAAAAGAGAAGGAGGACGACAGAAACCAAGAGCATCCTGAACCCCtttcaaacagaaacagctctgTGCAAAACAATAAGATga